GTCAATAGAACAGCCGCTTGCATTATGTTGAGCTTCGTCAACCATCAAAATAATAAATCGGTTATACTTTACTTCGCTATGAGCTTTCAAAAGATTATCATGAGCTGTCCACTCAATTGTAAACTGATTAAGCTTTTGTTCTAATTCTAGAGTTTCACCAGCCGTTAATTCACGGTTAGACTGATAAATCCAAACTCTTGAAGAGTCATTAAATATATTCATAATGCAAAGATAATGATAGAGATAATTGATATTGCTTTTACCTGAAAATATGCTTATCGTTAATGGTAACAGAAAAAAGTAGCCAAGGGTTTTATTTTGCCCTCATTTTTCCCTCAACAAGGTTTTATTAAGTTATATTTGGCTATGAAACTACCTCCTCCATTTAAATTACGCATGACTGAATTTTTGGGCCCGGAACTCGATCAATTTATTGAGGCTTTGAGTTCAGAGTCGCCCGTTAGCATTCGCATTAATCAATATAAATACCCTTTTGATATTGCTTTCAAATCAATACCCTGGACACAAACAGGATATTATTTGCCCGCTCGGCCCTTGTTTACTGCAGATCCCTTATTGCATGGTGGAGGATATTATGTACAAGAGGCAAGTTCTATGTTTCTTGAGCAGGCAATTTTACAAGCCTTGCCAGAGCGCGAAGGCTTAAATGTTCTTGATTTATGTGCAGCACCTGGAGGGAAGTCAACTCATTTGGCCTCGCTATTTTCCAACGGATTGTTAGTGTCAAATGAAGTTATCAAAAGCAGGGTTACCATTTTGGCTGAGAATATTCAAAAGTGGGGCACCGGGAATGTTGTTGTTACCAATAACGATCCAAAGGACTTTAAAGAAGTCAAATCTTTTTTTGATTGTATTGTTGTTGATGCACCTTGTTCAGGAGAAGGCATGTTTCGTAAGAATCAGAACGCAATAGGAGAGTGGTCAGAAGAAAATGTACAATTGTGCGCTCAGCGTCAAAAAAGGATTTTGGCTGATATTTGGCCTGCTTTAAAACCTGGAGGCATTTTGGTTTACAGTACTTGCACATATAGTTTGGAGGAAAACGAACATAATCTTGCATGGGTTTGCGATCAGTATGATGCTGAAAATGTAAAGCTTAATTTAAATCCGGACTGGTGTGTGAAGGAAACGGAATACTCAAAATGTATCGGATATCGTTTTTATCCACATAAAGCAGAAGGTGAAGGTTTCTTCTTAGCGGTGGTAAGAAAAAAAGGCGGGACTCAGAATGAATTTAAGTTTCCCAAAAAACGAGGTAAAACCACGTTAATTCCAATGGATGATAAGTCAGGCATGTTTAATGAGATCTTAAATAACTTTGATCAATGGAAGTTGTATGCCAAAGGTGAAGAAGTTATGGCGTTTCCTGCTTTAAAAACTAGAGAGATCGAGTATCTTTTTGATGCTCTTGATGTTAATTATGCAGGGGTGTCAATAGGTCAAGTTACAAAGAAAGAGTTACGGCCAGATCATGCACTGGCATTATTTATTGGTTTAAATGATAAGTATTTTCCTGAGATATCTGTAACTAAAGAAGATGCATTAAAATTCTTACGTAAGGATGATCTGGTGTTTAGTAATGCACAAGACGGATGGAATAGAATTTTGTATAATGGATTAGGATTAGGATGGGTTAAAAAAGTGGGACACCGTTTTAATAATTATTACCCTAAAGAATGGCGTATTCGTTTAGCAATGGATAAACTGCAATGATTTTAGAGTTCACTTTAAATTATCAATGAGTAAAAAAATACCTAAAAGTAGGTATTGTGCCCCTATTTTACAAAATGTATTTTTACCGCCAGTTTATTGCGACCTCACCAAATCTTCGGATGCTGTTAGCGAAACTACCAGTTACTCAGGTTTGAGTACCTATTCAAAAACATTTTAAGGCTGTTTAGTTTTTTTAAACAGCTTTTTTTTAAATACTTTCTCTAAAGCTAATAAAGAAAAGAGCTCATGTATTCACCATGAGCTCTTTTGTGATGCCAAATAGTAGTTTAAATTAGGTCCAGCCGTTTGCCTTGGTAGCAATTTCTGCAATATCCAATACTTGCACTATCTCTTCCTTTTCTGCTAGTTTTACCCCATCTCTGATCATAGTCATGCAAAATGGGCATGATACAGCAATAACATCAGGCTTTAATGCTAATGCTTCTTCTGTACGTTCAATATTAATGTCTTTATTGCCTTTTTCAGGTTCCTTAAACATTTGTGCGCCGCCGGCTCCACAGCATAAACCGTTGCTTCTGCAGCGCTTCATTTCTGTTAGTTCTGCGTCCAACTGTTCAATCACAGCACGCGGAGCTTCATAAACGCCGTTTGCTCTGCCTAAATAACAAGGGTCATGATAGGTGATCTTTTTTCCTTTAAACGTCTCTCCATTTTCAATTTTAAGACGCCCCTCATTAATGAACTGTTGAATGAGTTGAGAGTGGTGAATTACTTCGTAATTGCCTCCTAAGCCTGGATATTCGTTTTTAAGTGTGTTGAAGCAATGTGGGCAAGCCGTTACTATTTTTTTGATATTATAGGCATTTAACAACTCGATATTTGTCATCGCCATCATTTGAAACAGAAACTCATTGCCGGCACGTTTTGCAGGGTCGCCGGTGCAGCTTTCTTCTGTCCCTAAAATGGCAAATTTGATTCCTATGTTATTTAAAATTGTGGCAACTGCTTTTGTGATTTTTTGCGCGCGTTCATCAAAACTTCCTGCACAACCAACCCAAAATAATATTTCAGGCTCTTCCCCTGCGGCCATATAATCGGCCATG
Above is a window of Solitalea lacus DNA encoding:
- a CDS encoding methyltransferase RsmF C-terminal domain-like protein, with product MKLPPPFKLRMTEFLGPELDQFIEALSSESPVSIRINQYKYPFDIAFKSIPWTQTGYYLPARPLFTADPLLHGGGYYVQEASSMFLEQAILQALPEREGLNVLDLCAAPGGKSTHLASLFSNGLLVSNEVIKSRVTILAENIQKWGTGNVVVTNNDPKDFKEVKSFFDCIVVDAPCSGEGMFRKNQNAIGEWSEENVQLCAQRQKRILADIWPALKPGGILVYSTCTYSLEENEHNLAWVCDQYDAENVKLNLNPDWCVKETEYSKCIGYRFYPHKAEGEGFFLAVVRKKGGTQNEFKFPKKRGKTTLIPMDDKSGMFNEILNNFDQWKLYAKGEEVMAFPALKTREIEYLFDALDVNYAGVSIGQVTKKELRPDHALALFIGLNDKYFPEISVTKEDALKFLRKDDLVFSNAQDGWNRILYNGLGLGWVKKVGHRFNNYYPKEWRIRLAMDKLQ
- a CDS encoding (Fe-S)-binding protein; the protein is MNELHIKTMADYMAAGEEPEILFWVGCAGSFDERAQKITKAVATILNNIGIKFAILGTEESCTGDPAKRAGNEFLFQMMAMTNIELLNAYNIKKIVTACPHCFNTLKNEYPGLGGNYEVIHHSQLIQQFINEGRLKIENGETFKGKKITYHDPCYLGRANGVYEAPRAVIEQLDAELTEMKRCRSNGLCCGAGGAQMFKEPEKGNKDINIERTEEALALKPDVIAVSCPFCMTMIRDGVKLAEKEEIVQVLDIAEIATKANGWT